Proteins encoded in a region of the Candidatus Methylacidithermus pantelleriae genome:
- a CDS encoding ABC transporter ATP-binding protein yields the protein MSSSQVPILEVQNLKVYFPIRSGLFRRTSGWIRAVDDVSFRLRKGTTTGLVGESGSGKTTIGRAILRLIPITSGKIFYEGKEIVSLSSKEFRPYRKKIQMVFQDPYNSLNPRLTIEQTIGEALEIHFPQLNRRQRRDRIAELLNKVGLKAEHMDRYPHEFSGGQRQRIGIARALAVEPDLLVCDEPVSALDVSVQAQIVNLLMDLQAELGLTYLFISHDLALVEHISDMVLVLQSGKLVEAAPAEEIYRNPRHPYTQKLLEAVPKL from the coding sequence ATGAGTTCATCTCAGGTCCCCATCCTCGAAGTCCAAAACCTTAAGGTCTACTTTCCCATTCGTTCCGGTTTGTTTCGTCGAACGTCTGGATGGATCCGCGCGGTAGATGACGTATCCTTTCGGCTTCGCAAGGGAACAACTACAGGTCTTGTCGGGGAAAGTGGCAGCGGAAAAACAACGATTGGTCGCGCGATTCTCCGACTGATACCGATTACCTCAGGAAAAATTTTTTACGAAGGCAAGGAAATTGTCTCCCTCTCTTCGAAAGAGTTTCGGCCCTACCGCAAAAAGATCCAAATGGTTTTCCAGGATCCCTATAACTCCCTCAATCCAAGGCTTACGATTGAACAGACAATAGGGGAAGCCCTCGAAATCCATTTTCCACAGCTCAATCGTCGCCAACGGCGGGACCGTATCGCAGAGCTTTTAAACAAAGTCGGTCTCAAGGCGGAACACATGGACCGCTATCCACATGAGTTTAGCGGCGGACAGAGACAAAGAATTGGGATTGCTCGAGCTCTTGCTGTAGAACCTGATCTTTTAGTATGTGACGAACCTGTGAGCGCCCTCGATGTTTCCGTGCAAGCACAGATCGTCAACCTTCTCATGGACCTTCAAGCTGAATTAGGTCTTACCTACCTTTTCATTTCCCACGATCTGGCGCTTGTCGAACATATTAGCGATATGGTTTTAGTACTTCAATCAGGGAAACTCGTCGAGGCAGCGCCCGCCGAAGAAATCTATCGCAATCCCCGACATCCATATACACAGAAGTTACTGGAGGCTGTGCCTAAGCTTTGA
- a CDS encoding ABC transporter ATP-binding protein, translating into MSARQEILQVHNLTVSFSNRDEEVIAVNGVSFTICEGEKLAMVGESGSGKSVTALSLARLLPTPPALYRSGQILWLGEDVLQMDSSRLRRVRGKGIAYIFQEPSTSLNPVLTIGFQIEEALALHRPDVSDRREEVIRLLREVGIPSPELRYRAYPHELSGGMQQRVMIAMALACRPKLLVADEPTTALDTTVQAQIMELLRKITAKEAMAVLFITHNFGLVKDFADRTMVMFRGKIVEQGPTRDILHNPSHPYTQALLSCVPRLGEHKKRLATIDYDQLELAMSQP; encoded by the coding sequence ATGAGCGCTCGACAAGAAATTTTACAGGTCCACAATCTTACTGTTAGCTTTTCCAACCGCGATGAAGAAGTCATCGCTGTCAATGGAGTATCCTTTACGATCTGCGAGGGTGAAAAACTCGCGATGGTGGGAGAAAGCGGAAGTGGCAAAAGTGTTACAGCCTTATCGCTGGCCCGACTTCTTCCCACACCTCCGGCCTTGTATCGCTCGGGACAAATCCTCTGGTTGGGCGAAGACGTCTTGCAAATGGATTCATCCAGGCTGCGACGGGTGCGAGGAAAAGGGATTGCTTACATCTTTCAGGAACCGTCGACTTCCCTCAATCCCGTGTTGACGATCGGATTCCAAATCGAAGAAGCCCTGGCTCTCCACCGGCCGGATGTCTCCGACCGCAGGGAGGAAGTCATTCGCCTGTTGCGAGAAGTTGGAATCCCGTCTCCGGAGCTTCGATACCGAGCCTACCCGCATGAACTGAGCGGCGGAATGCAGCAACGCGTCATGATCGCAATGGCACTGGCCTGCCGACCCAAGCTTCTCGTAGCCGACGAGCCCACCACCGCACTGGATACTACGGTGCAAGCCCAAATCATGGAGCTGCTTCGAAAAATAACGGCAAAGGAAGCAATGGCGGTCCTTTTCATTACCCACAACTTCGGTCTCGTTAAAGATTTTGCAGATCGGACCATGGTGATGTTTCGCGGAAAAATTGTCGAGCAAGGGCCGACTCGCGACATCCTCCACAATCCTAGCCATCCCTACACCCAGGCTCTCCTTTCGTGCGTGCCTCGACTGGGAGAGCACAAAAAACGTTTAGCCACCATTGATTATGACCAATTGGAACTAGCCATGAGCCAACCATGA
- a CDS encoding ABC transporter permease, translating into MRDRLLVRFFLRPRALTAASLLFFLYFLALFAPFLAPYEPSSQALGETFHPPNRIFWANGGFRVQLYRNVDPTAAEYRPIPGKSVPLKWLVHGFRYRFLGILPCDLHLFGVDPPVRIYLLGSDSTGRDVFSRLLYGARVSLSIGLVGVTLTTGLGLLVGGLAGYFGGIWDSLAMRTSELLMAIPGLYLLLALRAAFASHFSSDQMYFLILIILSLIGWSSPARIFRGLVLSLREMPFIQAARVLGLSPWRILWRHLLPNLLSYLFVSSTLSIPGYILGEAALSFLGIGIQEPSASWGLMLAQAQDIKVFALNFWWLLTPGVAIALTVICFNVLGDALRDAVDPRMELQTR; encoded by the coding sequence ATGAGAGATAGGCTTTTGGTTCGATTCTTTCTCCGTCCAAGAGCCTTAACCGCTGCAAGCCTTTTGTTTTTCCTCTATTTTCTTGCCCTTTTTGCGCCCTTCCTTGCCCCCTATGAACCCTCAAGCCAGGCGCTTGGAGAGACCTTCCACCCTCCGAACCGAATCTTTTGGGCCAACGGTGGGTTTCGAGTGCAACTGTACCGTAACGTGGACCCCACTGCGGCCGAATACCGGCCTATCCCGGGAAAGTCAGTGCCCCTGAAGTGGTTGGTTCACGGGTTCCGTTACCGCTTCCTTGGGATTCTCCCCTGCGATCTTCATCTTTTCGGCGTCGATCCGCCGGTCCGGATTTATCTTTTGGGAAGTGACAGCACGGGAAGAGATGTGTTTTCTCGGCTTCTCTACGGAGCTCGCGTCTCTCTATCCATTGGTCTGGTCGGCGTGACCCTCACTACTGGACTCGGTCTACTCGTCGGCGGCTTGGCTGGGTATTTTGGGGGTATCTGGGATTCCCTAGCCATGAGGACAAGCGAGCTTCTCATGGCTATTCCTGGTCTTTACCTGCTTCTTGCCCTCAGAGCCGCATTTGCCTCCCATTTTAGTTCCGATCAAATGTACTTCCTTATCCTTATTATCCTCAGTCTCATCGGCTGGTCTTCCCCCGCTCGAATCTTTCGCGGTCTTGTTCTATCGCTTCGTGAGATGCCTTTTATTCAAGCCGCGCGCGTTTTGGGTCTATCGCCATGGAGGATTTTATGGCGTCATCTTCTCCCTAACCTCCTGAGTTACCTTTTCGTGTCTAGCACGCTCAGCATTCCCGGTTATATTTTGGGCGAAGCTGCTTTAAGTTTTCTAGGTATTGGAATTCAAGAGCCATCGGCATCTTGGGGGCTTATGCTCGCCCAAGCACAGGACATCAAGGTCTTCGCGCTTAACTTCTGGTGGTTACTCACGCCAGGGGTGGCCATTGCCCTTACGGTCATTTGCTTTAATGTTTTGGGCGATGCATTACGGGATGCCGTCGACCCGCGGATGGAGCTACAGACGCGGTGA
- a CDS encoding ABC transporter permease, with the protein MMTFILRRILALIPLLLGVTALAFLLMSLAPGDFLTPIKAQRDVDPQYIARLEQDFGLKRPWYIQYFYWLRNVLGGDFGYSWTYKVPVLELLWQRAPATVLLNLCSLLFAWSLAIPLGVLSAMYKDSWLDRFTSFVAYLSLSIPEFFLGLLAVFLAARTGWFPIGGLTSLEHELFPPVLRILDVLWHLVLPTLALGVGGIAGILRIMRATVLDVIRAEYVMTARAKGLPERVIFFRHILRNAISPVLSSIGYVFSGLLSGSLLVENVFNYPGLGQLIYSAFLRKDQFLVLGSIVISCLLLVLGNLLSDLLLAWNDPRIRYER; encoded by the coding sequence ATGATGACCTTCATTCTTCGGAGAATCCTTGCACTGATTCCCCTACTACTCGGCGTAACGGCTCTGGCTTTTCTTCTGATGAGTCTTGCACCCGGAGACTTTCTTACCCCTATCAAAGCGCAACGGGATGTGGATCCCCAATATATTGCAAGGCTGGAACAGGACTTTGGGTTAAAAAGACCTTGGTACATCCAGTACTTCTATTGGCTGCGCAATGTCCTAGGTGGTGACTTCGGTTACTCGTGGACCTACAAAGTACCCGTCCTTGAACTTTTATGGCAAAGAGCTCCCGCAACAGTGCTGCTCAACCTGTGTTCGCTCCTTTTTGCCTGGAGCCTTGCCATTCCCTTGGGGGTGCTTTCGGCTATGTACAAGGACTCCTGGCTCGATCGATTCACTAGCTTCGTTGCCTACCTGTCGCTCTCGATTCCCGAGTTCTTCTTAGGTCTGCTCGCGGTATTTCTTGCCGCACGAACCGGGTGGTTCCCGATCGGTGGTCTCACGTCGCTCGAGCATGAACTTTTTCCTCCCGTGCTTCGTATACTGGACGTGCTGTGGCACCTTGTTCTCCCGACCCTCGCCTTGGGTGTTGGAGGTATCGCTGGAATCCTACGGATCATGCGGGCAACTGTGCTCGATGTTATTCGAGCAGAATACGTCATGACAGCCCGCGCGAAAGGCCTCCCCGAACGTGTGATTTTCTTTCGACATATCTTACGCAATGCGATTAGCCCGGTTCTAAGCTCCATCGGGTATGTCTTTTCGGGACTATTGAGTGGATCTCTTCTTGTGGAAAACGTTTTCAATTATCCTGGTCTTGGACAACTCATTTATTCAGCCTTTCTTCGAAAGGATCAGTTTCTTGTCTTAGGATCCATTGTCATTAGCTGTCTGCTTTTGGTTCTGGGCAATCTTCTATCGGATTTGCTCTTGGCCTGGAACGATCCAAGGATTCGCTATGAGAGATAG
- a CDS encoding ABC transporter substrate-binding protein — MALGLVFAVGCSPGIRPERKACPLPAEPEVWSGRQGKPGGVFVDTVPGEPNTFNWLVSEDATSASFLGLLFDGLTSWDPVREKVIPALARSWEVGPDNQTFTFHLRKGLRWSDGIPLTADDVLFTFQCLYDPRYPNRYGLEFTVKGKPFLVEKVDQWTVRIRTPGIFAPFLRNVGDLPIMPRHILETAWENGTLQKQWTVSDAQRHPERLVGTGPYRIRSYRPGERIVLEPNPCYWKVDLHGVRLPYIDFLITRFVKDQNASLIAFASGQTDAESIAPDQVGWVQRLAPIHHFRIYDRGPSTSSTFLWFNQNPGRNKDGKPFVDPVKLRWFTDRRFRQAISYAIDREGMVRGVLFGRGAPLWGPESPANTKWYNPNVKKYPYNPSQALALLAEAGFVRGDDGVLRDSRGNVVQFTLLTNQENPLRTAMATVIKENLKAIGIEMELQFLDFGALVNKIADSYDYEACLLGLTGGGDPADGMSVFLSKGRLHQWYPNQPHPATPWEARIDELMEKQLSTLDEAVRKKCYDEVQEIMSEELPFIYLVTPNAYAGLKERWYNIDVPKIGSIVWNLDRLWTP; from the coding sequence TTGGCGTTAGGGCTGGTCTTTGCGGTCGGATGTTCGCCTGGGATCCGTCCAGAGCGAAAGGCTTGTCCTCTACCGGCGGAGCCAGAAGTTTGGTCCGGTCGCCAAGGAAAGCCAGGGGGGGTCTTTGTCGACACGGTGCCCGGGGAACCCAATACCTTCAACTGGTTAGTGAGCGAAGATGCTACTTCGGCCAGTTTTCTAGGGCTCCTTTTCGATGGCCTTACAAGCTGGGACCCGGTTCGCGAGAAGGTTATCCCCGCGTTGGCTCGGAGCTGGGAGGTGGGACCCGATAACCAGACCTTCACATTCCATCTGCGCAAGGGTCTACGCTGGAGTGACGGAATCCCGCTCACTGCTGATGACGTTCTTTTTACGTTCCAGTGCCTCTACGATCCCCGCTATCCTAACCGGTACGGACTCGAATTTACGGTCAAAGGCAAGCCCTTTTTGGTAGAAAAAGTCGACCAGTGGACGGTACGGATTCGAACACCAGGTATTTTTGCCCCTTTTCTTCGTAATGTGGGCGATCTACCCATTATGCCGCGCCATATATTGGAAACCGCCTGGGAAAATGGTACCCTCCAAAAACAATGGACGGTCAGCGACGCCCAACGTCACCCGGAACGGCTCGTCGGAACCGGGCCATACCGCATTCGCTCCTACCGACCTGGGGAAAGGATTGTCCTGGAGCCCAATCCTTGCTATTGGAAAGTGGATCTCCACGGCGTCCGCCTTCCCTATATCGACTTTCTCATTACCCGGTTTGTCAAGGACCAGAACGCTAGCCTCATCGCCTTTGCTTCCGGCCAGACCGACGCTGAGTCGATCGCCCCGGACCAGGTAGGATGGGTTCAACGGCTCGCCCCGATCCATCATTTCCGGATCTATGACCGCGGCCCTTCGACGTCGAGCACCTTTCTTTGGTTTAACCAAAATCCGGGCCGCAATAAAGACGGCAAGCCTTTCGTGGATCCGGTCAAACTTCGCTGGTTTACCGACCGGCGCTTTCGCCAGGCAATCTCCTACGCGATTGATCGAGAAGGGATGGTACGGGGTGTGCTCTTCGGACGGGGAGCGCCCTTGTGGGGGCCGGAAAGCCCCGCAAACACCAAGTGGTACAATCCCAACGTAAAAAAATATCCCTACAACCCGTCCCAAGCTCTCGCGTTACTGGCAGAGGCAGGGTTTGTTCGAGGTGACGACGGAGTCCTTCGGGATTCCCGCGGAAATGTGGTTCAATTCACACTCCTCACCAACCAGGAAAATCCCTTGCGAACAGCGATGGCGACCGTGATCAAGGAAAACCTTAAGGCGATTGGGATTGAGATGGAGCTTCAGTTTCTCGACTTTGGAGCCCTCGTCAATAAAATTGCCGACTCCTACGACTATGAAGCCTGCCTGCTCGGCCTCACAGGGGGAGGAGATCCCGCCGACGGTATGTCCGTTTTCTTGAGCAAAGGAAGACTACACCAATGGTATCCTAACCAGCCACACCCTGCCACACCTTGGGAAGCACGAATTGACGAGCTTATGGAAAAGCAGCTTTCGACCCTCGACGAAGCGGTCCGAAAAAAGTGTTACGACGAAGTCCAGGAGATCATGAGCGAAGAGCTTCCTTTCATTTACCTAGTCACCCCCAATGCCTATGCGGGGCTCAAAGAACGGTGGTACAACATTGACGTTCCCAAGATTGGCTCGATCGTCTGGAATCTCGATCGCCTTTGGACCCCCTGA
- a CDS encoding bifunctional UDP-3-O-[3-hydroxymyristoyl] N-acetylglucosamine deacetylase/3-hydroxyacyl-ACP dehydratase, which produces MPAPKQRTLASPVAAQGTALHTGSKVTIRFLPAPPDTGYLFRRVDLPDEPTLLAQIENVRRTERATSLGEGSVKIHTVEHVLAALRGCGIDNAVIELDANEPPIGDGSAQFFVDMIQKAGIIEQDKPASFYELREPVWVEGPEGAHIAAWPCQQLRISCTHASHTKKFTQFLLWEYDSQRFVEEIAPARTFVFFEELETLMQKGLIKGGSIENAIIIRDGAIYAREPLRFEDEFVRHKILDILGDLALFPKRLKAHIVAAKPSHALNVELAKAIHRQHREYLSRLMPVELIPVGEGALEVGEILKILPHRFPFLMIDRVLKFEENTRAVGQKAVTINEPYFQGHFPGHPIMPGVLQIEAMAQLASILFLRQAQNAGKLGYFMSADRVKFRRPVRPGDTLIIEVELVRSRGSIAKAKGRCFVHDDVVCEGELLFALTAP; this is translated from the coding sequence ATGCCAGCGCCGAAACAGCGAACGTTAGCATCTCCGGTAGCGGCTCAGGGGACAGCTCTCCATACAGGGTCAAAGGTTACCATCCGGTTTCTACCGGCTCCCCCGGATACAGGATACCTCTTCCGGCGAGTAGATTTGCCGGACGAACCTACTTTGCTTGCGCAGATCGAGAATGTGCGACGGACCGAGCGAGCCACCAGCCTGGGAGAAGGGAGTGTCAAAATTCACACGGTCGAGCATGTGCTGGCTGCCTTGCGAGGATGTGGGATTGACAATGCCGTCATCGAGCTAGATGCCAACGAACCTCCCATCGGGGACGGTAGCGCCCAGTTTTTCGTAGACATGATCCAAAAAGCGGGAATCATCGAGCAGGACAAGCCTGCCTCCTTTTACGAGTTACGCGAGCCGGTGTGGGTAGAAGGGCCAGAGGGAGCGCATATCGCGGCTTGGCCCTGCCAGCAACTTCGGATCAGTTGTACGCACGCAAGCCATACCAAGAAATTTACCCAGTTTCTCCTTTGGGAGTACGACTCGCAGCGGTTTGTAGAGGAAATTGCGCCGGCTCGAACTTTTGTGTTCTTCGAGGAGCTGGAAACCCTGATGCAGAAGGGCCTCATCAAGGGAGGGAGTATCGAAAACGCAATCATCATCCGAGATGGGGCCATTTACGCTCGAGAACCCTTGCGGTTCGAAGATGAGTTTGTGCGGCACAAGATCTTGGACATTCTCGGCGACCTCGCCCTTTTTCCGAAACGCTTAAAAGCTCATATCGTAGCCGCAAAGCCGAGTCACGCGTTAAACGTTGAGCTAGCCAAAGCGATTCATCGCCAACACAGGGAATACTTGTCTCGCCTTATGCCCGTAGAATTGATTCCCGTTGGGGAGGGTGCCTTAGAAGTCGGAGAGATCCTAAAGATCCTTCCTCATCGGTTCCCGTTCCTCATGATCGATCGCGTTCTTAAGTTCGAAGAGAACACTCGAGCCGTAGGACAAAAGGCCGTTACCATTAACGAACCATATTTTCAAGGTCATTTCCCAGGCCACCCGATTATGCCTGGCGTGCTCCAGATTGAGGCTATGGCGCAGCTGGCGAGCATTCTATTCCTGCGGCAAGCTCAGAATGCCGGTAAGCTTGGCTACTTCATGAGCGCAGATCGGGTGAAATTCCGGAGGCCGGTTCGACCGGGAGACACCTTAATCATCGAGGTAGAGCTTGTGCGATCGCGTGGAAGCATTGCCAAGGCCAAGGGGCGTTGTTTCGTGCACGACGACGTCGTATGCGAAGGGGAGCTTTTGTTTGCTCTCACAGCTCCGTAA